One window of the Actinomyces wuliandei genome contains the following:
- a CDS encoding DNA cytosine methyltransferase has product MRQKGGTPSIRAVDLFCGVGGLTHGLARAGIEVVAGVDIDPACRYPYEANNKARFIERDVNDLDASEIGDLVNGSGLSLIAGCAPCQPFSTYSRSGRGKRRGNDWQLVEVFGRLVKEVQPDIVTMENVPQLLDHPVFSRFVEDLSGYSVGWSVVQAARIGVPQTRKRLVLIASRLGGAGLALPQDEQETRTVRQAIGGAPPHQGWRVGPRGPVARRLSAEQGEPGADTSLEAGGDVA; this is encoded by the coding sequence GTGAGGCAGAAAGGAGGCACTCCCTCGATCCGTGCTGTCGACCTGTTCTGCGGAGTCGGCGGGCTCACCCACGGACTCGCGCGGGCCGGCATTGAGGTCGTAGCCGGGGTCGACATTGATCCCGCATGCAGGTACCCCTACGAGGCCAACAACAAGGCAAGGTTCATTGAGAGGGACGTGAATGACCTTGATGCCTCGGAGATAGGAGATCTCGTCAACGGGTCTGGGCTCAGCCTGATTGCGGGGTGTGCGCCCTGCCAGCCGTTCTCGACATACAGCCGCTCTGGCCGCGGCAAGAGGCGCGGTAACGACTGGCAGCTGGTTGAGGTATTCGGCAGGCTGGTGAAAGAGGTCCAGCCTGACATCGTGACGATGGAGAACGTCCCGCAGCTGCTGGACCATCCAGTATTTAGCCGGTTCGTGGAGGACTTGAGTGGCTACTCGGTCGGGTGGTCCGTGGTCCAGGCTGCCCGTATCGGTGTCCCGCAGACAAGAAAACGTCTTGTCCTGATCGCCTCAAGGCTCGGCGGCGCCGGCCTTGCCCTCCCGCAGGACGAGCAGGAGACAAGGACAGTGCGTCAGGCTATCGGGGGGGCTCCGCCCCATCAGGGCTGGCGAGTCGGACCCCGAGGACCGGTTGCACGTCGCCTCTCGGCTGAGCAGGGTGAACCTGGAGCGGATACGTCACTCGAAGCCGGGGGGGACGTGGCGTGA
- a CDS encoding MAE_28990/MAE_18760 family HEPN-like nuclease: MATTELVRFFEERHDEIKEYVSFLQNLEKAAQGGAPRLRGTGAQITTTQTRILSSSLYLQLYNLVEATVVRCLEEVAAATEKAGCRPGDLSDELRTQWVRSVARTHINDLTPEKRLEAALDLCNHLLGQEPVKGFKIDPGGGGNWDDDSIRRLCERIGCKLVISPDVFQEAKRNIRHNMGALKLVKDRRNRLAHGSLSFVDCSDGVAVSELKKVADAVGGYLREAVDCFEAFIRCEISDRGDPAKKKKGVLIS; this comes from the coding sequence GTGGCGACTACTGAACTCGTCCGGTTCTTCGAGGAGCGGCACGACGAGATCAAGGAGTACGTGTCGTTCTTGCAGAACCTGGAGAAGGCCGCGCAAGGAGGGGCACCACGGCTCCGTGGGACAGGTGCGCAGATCACGACCACGCAGACGAGGATCCTGAGCTCGAGCCTCTATCTTCAGCTCTACAACCTGGTTGAGGCCACCGTGGTTCGGTGCCTTGAGGAAGTTGCGGCCGCAACTGAGAAGGCTGGGTGCCGTCCCGGTGACCTGAGTGATGAGTTGAGAACCCAGTGGGTGCGCTCCGTCGCACGTACCCACATCAACGACCTCACTCCCGAGAAAAGACTGGAAGCCGCCCTGGATCTGTGCAACCATCTCTTGGGGCAGGAGCCGGTCAAGGGCTTCAAGATCGACCCCGGCGGAGGAGGAAACTGGGACGACGACTCCATCAGAAGGCTCTGTGAGCGCATTGGTTGCAAGCTGGTGATCTCCCCGGACGTCTTCCAGGAGGCCAAGCGCAACATCAGACACAACATGGGCGCGCTCAAACTCGTCAAGGACCGTCGTAACAGGCTCGCGCACGGCTCGTTGTCCTTTGTTGACTGCAGTGACGGCGTGGCAGTCAGCGAGCTCAAGAAGGTTGCTGATGCGGTCGGTGGCTACCTCCGGGAGGCCGTTGACTGCTTCGAGGCCTTTATCAGGTGTGAGATCTCGGATAGGGGTGACCCTGCGAAGAAGAAGAAGGGGGTACTCATCTCGTGA
- a CDS encoding ABC transporter permease has product MVRVAWRSVRAHARQFALTALAVVLGVAFLSGTLALRGVLSDTFSALTSSTMTHDLYVSGEPVEGTEGTASFVTQPIDSSLAQAVGEVDGVDVTHPATSLTGVLVAADDTPVTSSGAPTLLLPIFDQEPGLTWVQGRAPSGEGEVVLESAALERSRLAVGDTTRVVIQGEPREVRVVGEFTYGTSMAGATLVGMDDDWLMPLAAPDGQVSQIAVTIEDGASATEVRDAIAEVLPEGVRVQTRQESIDEQNEYIESLLGFAQTFLLVFVVLAMFVGSFIIMNSFAMSVRQRQKEFALLRAVGASPASVFGTVFLQAVVTGLVGSLLGVAAGAGLLQGIVALLEATGMPLTDGISMSGGVITTSVAVGLLVTVVGALLPARDAALTHPVEAMRDVSGAREKSLVLRTVIGGLLLAAGAAAVAAAWANDGLEQRTLVLGLGAGGVILGLLTVSPVLARPVVSVLGLPFRVLRPSGRLAVRNIIHNPRRTANTSGALMVGMALVCAGATIAASTDSSVSDTVNNSMKADFLIQPASAATVSAQIPSGIATDLGEIDGVAGTAPFVYASVSATAEDSFQEPMAGLNVSDSLAFLEAYDLAVTEGDVADLDATHVAAYESTNLHVGDTVTLTGPVGSVEATVAAVINPQGISGSFSAPPELAVQLGSWTGALPTDPDQVLASPSGTFLTLEEGADADQVRREAEDILAPTYQYAVLDADELSDMVGQQVNQILAVLYGLLGLSIVIAVLGIVNTLVLSVTERTREIGLMRAVGLGRAQLGGEIMVESVLTSLYGTVVGGAAGLLLAAALRAVLEDDGLTTLTVPWGQVVGMLVLSVVVGVVAAVWPAMRASRLPVLDAIATE; this is encoded by the coding sequence ATGGTCCGTGTCGCCTGGCGCTCCGTGCGCGCCCATGCCAGACAGTTCGCCCTCACCGCCCTGGCCGTCGTGCTGGGAGTGGCCTTCCTGTCGGGGACCCTCGCCCTGCGCGGGGTCCTGTCTGACACCTTCTCCGCGCTGACCTCCTCGACCATGACCCACGACCTCTACGTCTCCGGCGAGCCGGTGGAGGGCACCGAGGGGACCGCGTCCTTCGTGACCCAGCCCATCGACTCCTCACTGGCGCAGGCGGTGGGTGAGGTCGACGGCGTCGACGTCACCCACCCGGCCACAAGCCTGACCGGCGTCCTGGTCGCGGCCGACGACACCCCCGTCACCTCCTCCGGCGCCCCCACCCTCCTGCTGCCGATCTTCGACCAGGAGCCCGGGCTGACCTGGGTCCAGGGCCGGGCACCCTCGGGCGAGGGGGAGGTCGTCCTGGAGTCGGCTGCCCTGGAGCGCTCCAGGCTGGCCGTCGGGGACACCACCCGTGTCGTCATCCAGGGCGAGCCCCGGGAGGTCAGGGTCGTCGGTGAGTTCACCTACGGCACCTCCATGGCGGGAGCCACCCTGGTGGGCATGGACGACGACTGGCTCATGCCCCTGGCCGCCCCGGACGGCCAGGTCTCCCAGATCGCCGTCACAATCGAGGACGGGGCCTCAGCCACCGAGGTCAGGGATGCCATCGCCGAGGTCCTGCCCGAGGGCGTGCGCGTCCAGACCCGCCAGGAGAGCATCGACGAGCAGAACGAGTACATCGAGTCGCTCCTGGGCTTCGCCCAGACCTTCCTGCTGGTCTTCGTGGTGCTGGCCATGTTCGTGGGCTCCTTCATCATCATGAACTCCTTCGCCATGAGCGTGCGCCAGCGCCAGAAGGAGTTCGCCCTCCTGCGGGCGGTGGGTGCCTCCCCGGCCTCCGTGTTCGGCACGGTGTTCCTCCAGGCCGTCGTCACCGGCCTGGTCGGCTCCCTCCTGGGTGTGGCCGCAGGCGCCGGGCTGCTCCAGGGCATCGTGGCCCTGCTGGAGGCCACGGGTATGCCGCTGACCGACGGGATCTCCATGTCAGGCGGGGTCATCACCACCTCTGTCGCGGTGGGGCTGCTGGTCACCGTGGTGGGCGCCCTGCTGCCCGCCCGCGACGCCGCTCTGACCCACCCTGTGGAGGCGATGCGCGACGTGTCCGGGGCACGGGAGAAGTCCCTGGTGCTGCGCACCGTCATCGGCGGCCTCCTCCTGGCGGCCGGCGCAGCGGCTGTGGCGGCCGCCTGGGCCAACGACGGCCTGGAGCAGCGCACCCTGGTGCTGGGGCTGGGGGCCGGCGGGGTCATCCTGGGGCTCCTGACGGTCTCCCCGGTGCTGGCACGGCCCGTCGTCTCCGTCCTGGGGCTGCCCTTCCGGGTGCTGCGGCCCTCCGGGCGCCTGGCGGTGCGCAACATCATCCACAACCCCCGGCGCACCGCCAACACCTCTGGCGCCCTCATGGTGGGGATGGCCCTGGTGTGCGCGGGGGCGACGATAGCGGCCTCCACGGACTCCTCGGTGTCAGACACGGTCAACAACTCGATGAAGGCCGACTTCCTCATCCAGCCCGCCTCAGCCGCGACCGTCTCCGCCCAGATCCCCTCCGGTATCGCCACCGACCTGGGCGAGATCGACGGGGTGGCGGGCACGGCGCCCTTTGTCTACGCCTCGGTGTCAGCCACTGCGGAGGACAGCTTCCAGGAGCCGATGGCCGGGCTCAACGTCTCCGACTCCCTCGCCTTCCTGGAGGCCTACGACCTGGCAGTCACCGAGGGGGACGTGGCCGACCTGGACGCCACCCACGTGGCCGCCTACGAGTCCACCAACCTGCACGTGGGGGACACAGTCACCCTGACCGGCCCCGTAGGGTCGGTGGAGGCCACCGTGGCGGCGGTCATCAACCCGCAGGGCATCTCCGGCAGCTTCAGCGCGCCTCCCGAGCTGGCCGTACAGCTAGGTTCCTGGACGGGGGCGCTGCCCACCGACCCCGATCAGGTCCTGGCCTCCCCCTCCGGCACCTTCCTCACCCTGGAGGAGGGGGCAGACGCGGACCAGGTGCGCCGCGAGGCCGAGGACATCCTGGCTCCCACCTACCAGTACGCGGTGCTGGACGCCGACGAGCTCTCTGACATGGTTGGCCAGCAGGTCAACCAGATCCTCGCCGTCCTCTACGGCCTGCTAGGACTGTCGATCGTCATCGCCGTCCTGGGCATCGTCAACACCCTGGTGCTCTCGGTGACGGAGCGCACTCGGGAGATCGGCCTCATGCGCGCCGTCGGCCTGGGCCGCGCCCAGCTGGGCGGGGAGATCATGGTGGAGTCGGTGCTCACCTCCCTGTACGGCACGGTCGTGGGCGGTGCTGCCGGGCTGCTGCTGGCTGCGGCCCTGCGGGCCGTCCTGGAGGACGACGGGCTGACGACCCTGACCGTCCCCTGGGGACAGGTGGTGGGGATGCTGGTCCTGTCCGTGGTGGTCGGCGTCGTGGCCGCCGTGTGGCCCGCGATGAGGGCCTCCCGCCTGCCGGTCCTGGACGCCATCGCCACGGAGTAG
- a CDS encoding ABC transporter ATP-binding protein, producing MALPVAPGRVAMRKTFGIMASYRWRFVVALILQVLGILAPLVAPQLLGRLVSRVSAGTADRGYVDLVVLVIVVVTLVGAVVNRYAQMYARTLGESVFADLRERMMGRVVRLPLSAVETAGTGDLVGRTTNDVSRIEFLVRVGIPQIMVCTVTIVFTVVAAAVSSPLLALGLLVIAPPVWAMMSWYLPVSVPAYRASSAAYARLNGTVSETVDHAETVDALGMGARREATILTAVTEAWSLDRYTAALRVRLFMVLDVAWRAPVVVILLWGGFLASRGYTSLGAITTVSLYAMELRRPVGQLMFWIDQVQIAQASLSRILGVEEVPDDRTPTGQQPADRRVRLRDVRFSYREGTEVLHGISLDLVPGERLAVVGPSGSGKSTLGRMLAGINPPTSGEVTVGGVPLTNLSEEELRRNVALITQEHHVFVGSVADNVRLGSPQADDATIRGAIEAIGASSWVEALPQGMDTMVGSGHLTLSPAQAQELALARLVLLDPHTLVLDEATSLLDPHAARALERTLSTALAGRTVVEVAHRLYTAQDADRVAVVMDGRVVELGTHEELVALGGEYANLWQAWSQE from the coding sequence ATGGCGCTGCCCGTCGCGCCCGGCCGGGTGGCCATGCGCAAGACCTTCGGGATCATGGCCTCCTACCGCTGGCGCTTCGTGGTCGCGCTGATCCTGCAGGTCCTGGGGATCCTGGCCCCCCTGGTGGCACCCCAGCTGCTGGGGCGCCTGGTCTCGCGGGTGTCTGCCGGCACTGCGGACCGAGGCTACGTGGACCTGGTGGTCCTGGTCATCGTCGTCGTCACGCTCGTGGGGGCCGTGGTCAACCGCTACGCCCAGATGTACGCCCGCACCCTGGGGGAGTCGGTCTTCGCCGACCTGCGTGAGCGCATGATGGGGCGGGTGGTGCGCCTGCCGCTGAGCGCGGTGGAGACTGCGGGCACCGGGGACCTGGTGGGGCGCACCACCAACGACGTCTCCCGCATCGAGTTCCTGGTGCGCGTGGGCATCCCCCAGATCATGGTCTGCACGGTGACGATCGTCTTCACCGTGGTGGCTGCCGCCGTGTCCAGCCCACTGCTGGCCCTGGGGCTGCTGGTGATCGCCCCCCCGGTGTGGGCGATGATGAGCTGGTACCTGCCGGTGTCCGTGCCCGCCTACCGCGCGTCCTCGGCGGCCTACGCACGGCTCAACGGGACGGTCTCGGAGACGGTGGACCACGCCGAGACGGTGGACGCCCTGGGCATGGGCGCCCGCCGGGAGGCCACCATCCTCACTGCGGTCACGGAGGCCTGGTCCCTGGACCGCTACACCGCAGCCCTGCGGGTGCGCCTGTTCATGGTGCTCGACGTCGCCTGGCGGGCGCCGGTGGTGGTCATCCTCCTGTGGGGCGGGTTCCTGGCCTCACGCGGCTACACCTCCCTGGGGGCGATCACCACGGTCAGCCTCTACGCCATGGAGCTGCGCAGGCCGGTGGGCCAGCTCATGTTCTGGATCGACCAGGTCCAGATCGCCCAGGCGTCCCTGTCACGCATCCTCGGGGTGGAGGAGGTTCCCGACGACCGCACCCCCACCGGGCAGCAGCCTGCGGACCGGCGTGTCCGTCTCAGAGACGTGCGCTTCTCCTACCGGGAGGGAACGGAGGTGCTCCACGGCATCAGCCTGGACCTGGTCCCCGGTGAGCGCCTGGCGGTAGTCGGCCCCTCCGGCTCGGGCAAGTCCACGCTGGGGCGGATGCTGGCGGGCATCAACCCGCCCACCTCTGGAGAGGTGACGGTAGGAGGCGTGCCCCTGACCAACCTGAGTGAGGAGGAGCTGCGGCGCAACGTCGCGCTGATCACCCAGGAGCACCACGTGTTCGTGGGCTCGGTGGCCGACAACGTGCGGCTGGGCAGCCCGCAGGCCGACGACGCGACGATCCGGGGCGCCATTGAGGCGATCGGGGCCAGCAGCTGGGTGGAGGCACTGCCCCAAGGGATGGACACGATGGTGGGCTCGGGCCACCTGACCCTGAGCCCTGCGCAGGCCCAGGAGCTCGCCCTGGCCCGGCTGGTGCTGCTGGACCCGCACACGCTGGTCCTGGACGAGGCCACCTCCCTGCTGGACCCCCACGCCGCCCGCGCCCTGGAGCGGACCCTGTCCACCGCCCTGGCGGGGCGCACCGTGGTGGAGGTGGCCCACCGTCTCTACACCGCCCAGGACGCCGACCGGGTGGCCGTGGTCATGGACGGGCGCGTCGTCGAGCTGGGCACCCACGAGGAGCTGGTGGCCCTGGGCGGGGAGTACGCCAACCTGTGGCAGGCCTGGAGCCAGGAGTGA
- a CDS encoding DUF262 domain-containing protein — MPDYQREFTWEDHRKSRFIESLIMGLPIPFIFFWEMPDGRLEIVDGSQRLRTLNEFIYGGFRLGELEALTHLSGLRFGDLLESRRRKIRNRSIRGIVLNEHADEAARLDMFDRINTTAKIANSAEIRRGALAGPFMDMVTELAQLPILTDLAPMPAKTRKERGHEELVTRFFAYGDGLEEYRDRPADFIFSYSKKMNKEFEADPALADSYREWFMTVMSFVSRNFPFGFKRTEKGKFTPRARFEAIAVGSARALAEEPALAEAAAEDTGVSSWIDGREFQKITSADGANAKARLNGRIDFVKDRLVSRGDY; from the coding sequence ATCCCGGACTACCAGCGGGAGTTCACCTGGGAGGACCACCGCAAGTCTCGCTTCATCGAGTCCCTGATCATGGGGCTGCCCATCCCCTTCATCTTCTTCTGGGAGATGCCTGACGGCAGGCTTGAGATCGTGGACGGGTCCCAGCGCCTTAGAACGCTCAACGAGTTTATCTACGGAGGATTCCGGCTCGGGGAGCTTGAGGCCCTGACCCACCTGTCAGGGCTCCGGTTCGGCGACCTGCTGGAGTCAAGGCGGCGCAAGATCCGGAACCGGTCCATTCGCGGAATTGTCCTGAACGAGCACGCCGACGAGGCGGCACGGCTGGACATGTTCGACCGCATCAACACAACCGCCAAGATCGCCAACAGCGCCGAGATACGCCGAGGAGCGCTTGCCGGGCCGTTCATGGACATGGTGACAGAACTCGCTCAGCTCCCGATCTTGACCGACCTTGCCCCCATGCCCGCCAAGACCAGGAAGGAGCGCGGGCACGAGGAGCTTGTGACGCGCTTCTTTGCCTACGGCGACGGGCTAGAGGAGTACCGGGACCGTCCCGCCGATTTTATCTTCTCCTACTCGAAGAAGATGAATAAAGAGTTTGAGGCTGACCCGGCGCTGGCAGACAGTTATCGTGAGTGGTTCATGACAGTCATGAGCTTTGTCTCACGCAACTTTCCATTTGGATTCAAAAGGACAGAGAAAGGTAAGTTCACTCCTCGGGCGCGATTCGAGGCCATTGCGGTTGGGTCTGCGCGCGCACTGGCGGAGGAGCCGGCTCTTGCAGAGGCTGCCGCCGAGGATACTGGTGTCTCCTCCTGGATCGACGGGAGAGAGTTCCAGAAGATCACCAGCGCTGACGGCGCGAACGCGAAGGCGCGCCTCAACGGGAGGATCGACTTCGTGAAAGACAGGCTGGTGAGCCGTGGCGACTACTGA
- a CDS encoding ABC transporter ATP-binding protein, with protein MSSHSSPASPPASPLLAPHRHVDDPVLTARALTKVYGRGTGAVTALDSVDVDIPRARFTAVMGPSGSGKSTLMHCLAGLDSVTSGTIMLDGDEVSAMSQRRLTRLRRERIGFIFQSFNLVPTLTAAENITLPLDIARQKVDRQRFDQVVEAVGLSDRLSHRPAELSGGQVQRVACARALVGKPAVVFADEPTGNLDSHSTQQVLAILRTSVDELDQSVVMVTHEPEAAAWADTVLFLRDGHVVAELADPSRDHVLDALRELGEDRQDQGGSQEQQSQGRGSQQGATGPADSTDTEA; from the coding sequence ATGAGTAGTCACAGCTCCCCGGCCTCACCCCCGGCCTCCCCTCTCCTCGCCCCTCACCGCCACGTCGACGACCCCGTCCTGACCGCCCGCGCCCTGACCAAGGTGTACGGCCGTGGCACAGGCGCCGTCACAGCCCTGGACTCTGTGGACGTCGACATCCCCCGCGCCCGCTTCACAGCAGTCATGGGTCCCTCCGGCTCCGGAAAGTCCACCCTCATGCACTGCCTGGCCGGCCTGGACTCGGTGACCTCAGGCACCATCATGCTCGACGGCGACGAGGTCTCCGCCATGAGCCAGCGCCGCCTGACCAGGCTGCGCCGCGAGCGCATCGGCTTCATCTTCCAGTCCTTCAACCTGGTGCCCACGCTCACGGCAGCGGAGAACATCACCCTCCCCCTGGACATCGCCCGCCAGAAGGTGGACAGACAGCGCTTCGACCAGGTGGTGGAGGCCGTGGGCCTGTCCGACCGGCTGTCCCACCGCCCCGCCGAGCTCTCCGGCGGCCAGGTCCAGCGCGTGGCCTGCGCCCGGGCGCTGGTGGGCAAGCCCGCCGTCGTCTTCGCTGACGAGCCCACCGGCAACCTGGACTCCCACTCCACCCAGCAGGTGCTGGCCATCCTGCGCACCAGCGTGGACGAGCTGGACCAGTCCGTGGTCATGGTGACCCACGAGCCGGAGGCGGCCGCCTGGGCCGACACGGTGCTCTTCCTGCGCGACGGCCACGTGGTGGCCGAGCTGGCCGACCCCAGCCGCGACCACGTCCTGGACGCCCTGCGCGAGCTGGGTGAGGACCGGCAGGACCAGGGCGGGAGCCAGGAGCAGCAGAGCCAGGGCCGGGGCAGCCAGCAGGGCGCCACCGGGCCAGCCGACTCAACCGACACGGAGGCCTGA
- a CDS encoding ABC transporter transmembrane domain-containing protein — protein MPSLTSVLPAPDAPLPQPPVTGAAALMRWLLRRAAVPITIGALAATVSNVIQAIVPAFLGAALDSGIEDGLNTRVWGIGLLLLVLFVVYAVGDTGMSYFGVIASMRTTFDVDRLVGRQVSITGSSLPRQASTGEVASIVASDAQYLGQLVNSVPQLVGAGLSFAVVAVLMLRTSVLLGTIVIVGMPLVAWVVTLVIRPLQRRQAVQREAQAQVTTVTTDTVAGLRILRGIGGEEVFARRYRDASQELRRRGVDVARPQSLLMSLQVLLPGLFVAMVVWVAARMAVSGTITAGELVTFYGYTAYLAWPLTVFSMAVQNFTRAVVGARRLARLLHVTPAAGAVPERLDLDPSHGEQVSGDLVDSASGVRLAQGRMTAVVASDPDVSAGLATRLGRFTDTGPAVTLAGRPLTDMPLEKVRASVVVSGATAQLFTGTLREALDVRGGPLPQPVDVRTLVQAEARREGVADVDQQVRPQPRHVPGDERLEAAVEVADAADVLTSLEEGLAGMITEKGRSLSGGQRQRVALARALLTEAPTLVLIEPTSALDSHTESRVAQRVSTARRGRTTVVVTASPLVLEACDEVVLLGEDGTQRLRSTHRDLLARARAGEPAAQDYRRIVARATGEEVSR, from the coding sequence ATGCCCTCTCTGACCTCCGTCCTCCCTGCACCTGACGCCCCCCTGCCTCAGCCGCCCGTCACCGGAGCCGCCGCCCTCATGCGGTGGCTCCTGCGCCGGGCAGCCGTCCCCATCACCATCGGCGCCCTGGCAGCCACAGTCTCCAACGTCATCCAGGCCATCGTGCCCGCCTTCCTGGGGGCGGCCCTGGACTCCGGTATTGAGGACGGCCTCAACACCCGGGTCTGGGGCATCGGCCTGCTGCTCCTGGTGCTGTTCGTCGTCTACGCCGTCGGGGACACCGGCATGTCCTACTTTGGTGTCATCGCCTCCATGCGCACCACCTTTGACGTGGACAGACTAGTAGGCCGCCAGGTCTCCATCACAGGCAGCTCCCTGCCCCGCCAGGCCTCCACCGGCGAGGTCGCCTCCATCGTCGCCTCCGACGCCCAGTACCTGGGGCAGCTCGTCAACTCCGTGCCCCAGCTGGTTGGCGCAGGGCTCAGCTTTGCCGTGGTCGCCGTCCTCATGCTGAGGACCTCCGTGCTCCTGGGGACCATTGTCATTGTCGGTATGCCCCTGGTGGCCTGGGTCGTCACCCTGGTCATCAGGCCGCTCCAGCGCCGCCAGGCCGTCCAGCGCGAGGCCCAGGCCCAGGTCACCACGGTGACCACGGACACCGTGGCGGGCCTGCGCATCCTGCGCGGTATCGGCGGGGAGGAGGTCTTCGCCCGGCGCTACCGGGACGCCTCCCAGGAGCTGCGCCGCCGGGGTGTGGACGTGGCCCGCCCCCAGTCGCTCCTCATGAGCCTCCAGGTCCTCCTGCCCGGCCTGTTCGTGGCCATGGTCGTGTGGGTGGCCGCGCGCATGGCAGTCTCGGGCACCATCACCGCCGGGGAGCTGGTGACCTTCTACGGCTACACCGCCTACCTGGCGTGGCCGCTGACGGTCTTCTCCATGGCCGTACAGAACTTCACCCGGGCGGTGGTGGGGGCACGCCGTCTGGCCCGCCTGCTGCACGTCACCCCGGCCGCCGGGGCCGTCCCCGAGCGGCTGGACCTCGACCCCTCCCACGGCGAGCAGGTCAGCGGGGACCTGGTGGACTCCGCCAGCGGGGTGCGCCTGGCCCAGGGGCGGATGACCGCTGTGGTGGCCTCCGACCCGGACGTCTCCGCCGGGCTGGCCACCCGCCTGGGCCGCTTCACCGACACCGGACCAGCCGTGACCCTGGCCGGGCGGCCCCTGACGGACATGCCGCTGGAGAAGGTGCGGGCCAGCGTCGTCGTCTCCGGGGCCACGGCCCAGCTGTTCACCGGCACCCTGCGCGAGGCCCTGGACGTGCGCGGTGGCCCCCTCCCCCAGCCGGTGGACGTGCGCACCCTCGTCCAGGCTGAGGCGCGCCGGGAGGGTGTGGCCGACGTCGACCAGCAGGTGCGCCCCCAGCCCCGTCACGTCCCGGGCGACGAGCGCCTGGAGGCGGCTGTCGAGGTTGCTGACGCCGCCGACGTGCTCACCTCCTTGGAGGAGGGCCTGGCCGGGATGATCACGGAGAAGGGCCGCTCGCTGTCCGGCGGCCAGCGACAGCGGGTGGCCCTGGCCCGCGCCCTGCTCACCGAGGCACCCACCCTGGTGCTCATCGAGCCGACCTCCGCCCTGGACTCCCACACGGAGTCCCGCGTGGCCCAGCGCGTGTCCACGGCCCGGCGGGGCCGGACCACGGTGGTGGTCACTGCCTCCCCCCTGGTCCTGGAGGCCTGCGACGAGGTGGTCCTGCTCGGTGAGGACGGCACGCAGCGCCTGCGCTCCACCCACCGTGACCTGCTGGCCCGCGCCCGGGCCGGGGAGCCCGCCGCCCAGGACTACCGCCGGATCGTGGCCCGGGCCACCGGCGAGGAGGTGAGCCGCTGA